A genomic stretch from Lathyrus oleraceus cultivar Zhongwan6 chromosome 2, CAAS_Psat_ZW6_1.0, whole genome shotgun sequence includes:
- the LOC127119600 gene encoding uncharacterized protein LOC127119600 isoform X2 — MDSLPSVSPSMVLPPSNPFRRHTRRLSLFSTHLPPRLFSTPRGRTRRTKEVSCKLSGGVDDGGDEEVERALHMDGKIPGSSDEFLKRVSSRAYDMRRNLHQSLDSSSYDVLDDNPWRETSKPVYVLTQKENQLCTMKTRRNISEVERELGLLFSKGSKRRAAIENQSKQERGGTKFPMQVFEDENEAAKYCDLLQGGGQGCEGVAEIDASSIFDLCKKMRALAVLFRRGRTPPVPENLKLNLRARNRSLEDQDDLI, encoded by the exons atggatTCTCTTCCTTCGGTATCTCCCTCCATGGTTCTACCTCCGAGCAATCCCTTCCGTCGCCATACCCGCCGCCTTTCTCTCTTTTCTACCCATCTTCCTCCGAGACTCTTCTCTACACCTCGCGGCCGAACGAGGAGAACGAAGGAGGTGTCCTGCAAATTAAGCGGCGGAGTAGACGACGGTGGAGATGAGGAGGTAGAGCGGGCGCTCCATATGGACGGAAAAATTCCTGGAAGCTCCGACGAGTTCCTGAAACGCGTTTCCTCCCGCGCTTATGATATGCGCAGGAACCTCCATCAGTCTTTGGATTCTAGCAGCTATGACG TTTTAGACGACAACCCTTGGAGAGAAACTTCAAAGCCTGTGTATGTACTCACCCAAAAGGAAAACCAATTGTGCACGATGAAAACCCGGAGAAATATTAG CGAAGTTGAAAGAGAGCTTGGCTTATTGTTTTCTAAAGGAAGCAAACGGAGAGCCGCAATAGAAAATCAGTCAAAACAAGAAAGGGGTGGGACAAAATTTCCAATGCAG gtatttgaagatgaaaatgAGGCCGCAAAGTATTGTGACTTGCTGCAAGGAGGTGGTCAAGGTTGCGAGGGTGTTGCTGAGATAGACGCCTCATCG ATATTTGATCTTTGCAAGAAAATGAGGGCTCTTGCAGTTCTATTCCGCAGAGGGAGGACACCTCCTGTACCCGAAAACCTCAAGCTCAATCTGCGAGCGCGAAATCGGTCACTCGAAGACCAAGATGATTTGATATGA
- the LOC127119600 gene encoding uncharacterized protein LOC127119600 isoform X1: protein MDSLPSVSPSMVLPPSNPFRRHTRRLSLFSTHLPPRLFSTPRGRTRRTKEVSCKLSGGVDDGGDEEVERALHMDGKIPGSSDEFLKRVSSRAYDMRRNLHQSLDSSSYDVLDDNPWRETSKPVYVLTQKENQLCTMKTRRNISEVERELGLLFSKGSKRRAAIENQSKQERGGTKFPMQVEDIREGVLVFEDENEAAKYCDLLQGGGQGCEGVAEIDASSIFDLCKKMRALAVLFRRGRTPPVPENLKLNLRARNRSLEDQDDLI from the exons atggatTCTCTTCCTTCGGTATCTCCCTCCATGGTTCTACCTCCGAGCAATCCCTTCCGTCGCCATACCCGCCGCCTTTCTCTCTTTTCTACCCATCTTCCTCCGAGACTCTTCTCTACACCTCGCGGCCGAACGAGGAGAACGAAGGAGGTGTCCTGCAAATTAAGCGGCGGAGTAGACGACGGTGGAGATGAGGAGGTAGAGCGGGCGCTCCATATGGACGGAAAAATTCCTGGAAGCTCCGACGAGTTCCTGAAACGCGTTTCCTCCCGCGCTTATGATATGCGCAGGAACCTCCATCAGTCTTTGGATTCTAGCAGCTATGACG TTTTAGACGACAACCCTTGGAGAGAAACTTCAAAGCCTGTGTATGTACTCACCCAAAAGGAAAACCAATTGTGCACGATGAAAACCCGGAGAAATATTAG CGAAGTTGAAAGAGAGCTTGGCTTATTGTTTTCTAAAGGAAGCAAACGGAGAGCCGCAATAGAAAATCAGTCAAAACAAGAAAGGGGTGGGACAAAATTTCCAATGCAGGTAGAAGATATTAGAGAGGGAGTGCTG gtatttgaagatgaaaatgAGGCCGCAAAGTATTGTGACTTGCTGCAAGGAGGTGGTCAAGGTTGCGAGGGTGTTGCTGAGATAGACGCCTCATCG ATATTTGATCTTTGCAAGAAAATGAGGGCTCTTGCAGTTCTATTCCGCAGAGGGAGGACACCTCCTGTACCCGAAAACCTCAAGCTCAATCTGCGAGCGCGAAATCGGTCACTCGAAGACCAAGATGATTTGATATGA